Proteins from a genomic interval of Lysobacter arenosi:
- a CDS encoding endonuclease/exonuclease/phosphatase family protein has translation METRRLRLLSANIQAGSSTRGYHDYVARSWSHVLPAGNKRGSLDTIAQLAGEHDIVGLNESDPGSLRSGFTNQTHYLAQRGGFDYWSHQPNRRVGGVASSANGLLSRLEPREVIDHPLPGRISGRGVLLARYGEGDAALLVAVAHLSLGATSRAAQLGFIAELLHDHPHAVLMGDFNCSIDRPEMQALFRSTRLQPPEGDVPTFPSWRPQRAIDHILVGDGLRTSNARALPAAQSDHLALSIQLDVPDSALR, from the coding sequence ATGGAGACGCGCCGGCTCCGCCTGCTAAGCGCCAACATCCAGGCGGGGTCGAGCACGCGCGGCTATCACGACTACGTCGCGCGCAGCTGGTCGCACGTGCTGCCGGCCGGCAACAAGCGCGGCAGCCTCGACACGATCGCGCAGTTGGCCGGCGAACACGACATCGTCGGCCTCAACGAAAGTGACCCCGGCAGCCTGCGCTCCGGGTTCACCAACCAGACCCACTACCTGGCTCAGCGCGGCGGCTTCGACTACTGGAGCCACCAGCCCAACCGCCGCGTCGGCGGTGTCGCTTCCAGCGCCAACGGCCTGCTGAGCCGGCTGGAACCGCGCGAAGTCATCGACCACCCACTGCCCGGCCGCATCTCCGGCCGCGGCGTGCTGCTGGCGCGTTATGGCGAAGGCGACGCCGCCTTGCTGGTCGCGGTGGCACATCTCTCGCTCGGTGCCACTTCGCGCGCCGCGCAGCTTGGTTTCATCGCCGAACTGCTGCACGACCACCCGCACGCGGTGTTGATGGGCGACTTCAACTGCTCGATCGACCGCCCGGAAATGCAGGCGCTGTTCCGCAGCACCCGCCTGCAACCACCCGAGGGCGACGTACCGACCTTCCCGAGCTGGCGCCCGCAGCGCGCGATCGACCACATCCTGGTCGGCGACGGCCTGCGCACATCAAATGCACGCGCATTGCCGGCGGCGCAGTCGGACCATCTCGCGCTGTCGATCCAACTGGATGTGCCGGACAGCGCATTGCGCTGA
- the yihA gene encoding ribosome biogenesis GTP-binding protein YihA/YsxC codes for MANPFVRARYLLAAHNHKQLPPEGGTEVAFAGRSNAGKSSALNALCQQNAMARVSKTPGRTQQLVYFDITPPSEEPIPGNYLVDLPGYGYAKVPQDLQAHWQAFIHQYFQTRESLKGLVVVMDIRHPLREYDRQMLGYAVNRGLPAHALLTKADKLGRGQQTQTLHAVRRDLFSAFGDTVSVQTFSGESKQGVDEARAVVAGWLGL; via the coding sequence ATGGCCAATCCCTTTGTTCGCGCCCGCTACCTGCTGGCGGCGCATAACCACAAGCAGCTGCCGCCCGAGGGCGGGACCGAGGTCGCCTTCGCCGGCCGCTCCAATGCCGGCAAGTCCAGCGCGCTCAATGCGTTGTGCCAGCAGAACGCGATGGCGCGGGTCTCCAAGACCCCCGGCCGGACCCAGCAGCTGGTCTATTTCGACATCACCCCGCCCAGCGAGGAGCCGATCCCCGGCAACTACCTGGTCGACCTGCCCGGCTACGGCTACGCCAAGGTGCCGCAGGACCTGCAGGCGCACTGGCAGGCCTTTATCCACCAGTACTTCCAGACCCGCGAGTCGCTCAAGGGCCTGGTGGTGGTGATGGACATCCGCCATCCGCTGCGCGAGTACGACCGGCAGATGCTCGGTTATGCGGTCAACCGCGGGCTGCCGGCGCATGCGCTGCTGACCAAGGCCGACAAGCTCGGGCGCGGGCAGCAGACGCAGACGCTGCACGCGGTCAGGCGCGATCTGTTCAGTGCCTTCGGCGACACGGTCAGCGTGCAGACCTTCTCGGGCGAGTCCAAGCAGGGCGTCGACGAGGCGCGCGCCGTGGTCGCCGGCTGGCTGGGCCTCTGA
- a CDS encoding thiol:disulfide interchange protein DsbA/DsbL, giving the protein MTSRLPHLAVVLTGLLALSACSKQAPAPADTAAPAAPAATTEAPAETAPAAPAPTETAPAETPAPAAPAAAATPPQGPAPVAGTDYVEIAGGQTYEPTSGKIEVIEVFGYTCPHCAHFEPLVEAWKAKQPADVKFVALAAPFGGYWMPYAKAFYTAQAMGVLDKTHEAMFNAIHVDHTLPVQPLPTDAQIAGFYAKYGVDPKQFESTMSSFAVDAKLKRAGNFIARAGVDSTPSLVVNGKYKVVGKSFEDSLRIADHLVAQERAKSAAPAPAGG; this is encoded by the coding sequence ATGACCTCGCGCCTGCCCCACCTTGCCGTGGTTCTGACCGGCCTGCTCGCCCTGTCCGCCTGCTCCAAGCAGGCCCCGGCACCGGCCGACACCGCCGCTCCGGCTGCTCCGGCTGCCACCACTGAAGCTCCCGCCGAGACGGCACCCGCCGCTCCGGCACCGACCGAAACCGCGCCAGCCGAAACGCCTGCTCCGGCGGCGCCGGCAGCAGCTGCCACGCCGCCGCAGGGCCCGGCCCCGGTCGCGGGCACCGATTACGTCGAGATCGCCGGCGGCCAGACCTACGAGCCCACCAGCGGCAAGATCGAGGTCATCGAAGTGTTCGGCTACACCTGCCCGCACTGCGCGCATTTCGAGCCGCTGGTCGAGGCCTGGAAGGCCAAGCAGCCGGCTGACGTGAAGTTCGTCGCGCTGGCCGCGCCGTTCGGCGGTTACTGGATGCCGTACGCCAAGGCGTTCTACACCGCGCAGGCGATGGGCGTGCTCGACAAGACCCACGAGGCGATGTTCAACGCCATCCACGTCGACCACACCCTGCCGGTGCAGCCGCTGCCGACCGACGCCCAGATCGCCGGCTTCTACGCCAAGTACGGCGTCGACCCCAAGCAGTTCGAAAGCACCATGAGCAGCTTCGCGGTCGATGCCAAGCTCAAGCGCGCCGGCAACTTCATCGCCCGCGCCGGCGTCGACTCGACTCCGTCGCTGGTGGTCAACGGCAAGTACAAGGTCGTCGGCAAGAGCTTCGAGGACAGCCTGCGCATCGCCGACCACCTGGTCGCGCAGGAGCGCGCCAAGTCCGCTGCCCCGGCCCCGGCCGGCGGCTGA
- a CDS encoding DUF7010 family protein yields MWTWSSPDAPGCRTRLSSRPPSTIFQSWRKTPMDSLAALRTDFETRSNRSMSMPIAGMIAWAVIGIAGLLFPLKMAVTILILGVSVIFPLALPIARMRNEQLTSRANPLARLMGASVLMVNLLWALHIPLYLKAPSFVPLSVGIGLGLHWIVYSWIIDHPLGYRHAIGRTVGLVAAWFAFPSNPVTACAAVVVAAYVVTLVEMARRTPSLSSEVSVATQVPHHRIQ; encoded by the coding sequence ATGTGGACCTGGTCGTCGCCAGATGCTCCCGGGTGTCGGACTCGATTATCCTCTCGGCCGCCGTCCACCATTTTCCAATCCTGGAGAAAGACGCCAATGGACTCACTGGCTGCACTGCGCACGGATTTCGAAACGAGGAGCAACCGCTCCATGTCGATGCCCATCGCGGGAATGATCGCCTGGGCAGTGATTGGCATCGCAGGATTGCTGTTTCCGCTGAAGATGGCGGTGACCATACTCATCCTCGGGGTTAGCGTGATCTTTCCGCTGGCGCTTCCGATCGCGAGGATGCGCAACGAGCAGCTGACATCCCGGGCCAACCCCCTGGCGCGGCTGATGGGCGCAAGCGTGTTGATGGTCAACCTGCTGTGGGCGTTGCACATCCCGCTATACCTGAAAGCGCCCTCATTCGTCCCGTTGAGCGTCGGGATCGGCCTGGGACTGCATTGGATCGTGTACTCCTGGATCATCGACCACCCTCTCGGATACCGGCACGCCATCGGTCGCACCGTCGGCCTGGTAGCAGCCTGGTTTGCGTTCCCGTCCAACCCGGTAACCGCCTGCGCTGCAGTGGTGGTGGCGGCCTACGTGGTCACGCTGGTGGAGATGGCACGTCGCACGCCAAGCCTGTCGTCGGAAGTCTCCGTGGCGACGCAAGTTCCGCATCACCGCATCCAGTGA
- a CDS encoding sugar O-acetyltransferase, which produces MSQPTEKQKMLAGALYNASSPEIQADQAATRAWLARYNAGLAHAPSAWHRLLQERLAQVGEGAVIRPPFHCDYGFNIGVGAGVFLNFNCVILDVVEVTIGDLTQIGPGVQILTADHPRNPDERASGLEFGRPVRIGRNVWIGAGAIILPGVCVADDAIIGAGSVVTRDVPAGATVLGNPARLK; this is translated from the coding sequence ATGTCGCAGCCCACCGAAAAGCAGAAGATGCTTGCTGGGGCGCTATACAACGCCAGCTCGCCCGAGATCCAGGCGGACCAGGCGGCAACACGCGCCTGGCTGGCAAGGTACAACGCCGGCCTCGCGCACGCCCCCTCCGCATGGCACCGCCTATTGCAGGAACGCTTGGCCCAGGTCGGCGAAGGCGCCGTCATCCGCCCGCCTTTCCACTGTGATTACGGCTTCAACATCGGCGTGGGCGCAGGCGTATTCCTGAACTTCAACTGCGTCATTCTCGATGTCGTCGAAGTCACCATCGGTGACTTGACCCAGATCGGTCCGGGCGTGCAGATACTGACTGCAGACCATCCCCGCAACCCGGACGAGCGTGCCAGTGGTTTGGAGTTTGGCCGGCCTGTCCGGATCGGTCGCAATGTATGGATCGGCGCGGGTGCCATCATCCTTCCCGGTGTCTGCGTTGCCGACGACGCGATCATCGGCGCTGGCAGCGTCGTGACCCGCGACGTACCTGCCGGTGCGACCGTGCTGGGCAATCCTGCGCGCCTCAAGTAA
- a CDS encoding SUMF1/EgtB/PvdO family nonheme iron enzyme, whose product MPLATLAGSAAMYAGLPGGVFKSVLKYEDAKQGVRIAPFALMRRPVTNAEFLAFVTANPQWRRDQVASVLAEPRYLSHWESATSLGPRALPQQPVTQVSWFAASAYCESLDARLPTWSEWEYAAAADETRRDARRDPAWRERILTWYSTPSNKPLQRAGLQMPNAYGIQDLHGLVWEWTEDYSSLLVSADNRDQGRPGQDTVLWGWRALGGRSRKLCGDDARGDALVAGRARHHRQPWIPMREEPAMKPVSLLLTALLAATMTAIASPATTALPKDSVYQLPVRLTDQSGKTWAWSARRGRPQIVAMFYTSCQYICPLIVDSGKAVERTLTPGERANMGILLVSMDPARDTPDALTAVVKKRGLDTRQWTLASPAPSQVRDVANVLGVRFRKLEDGEFNHTSALILLDADGRVVARTEQVGSKADPEFLQEVRRVSHEGPGAVRPQGR is encoded by the coding sequence GTGCCGCTGGCGACGCTGGCCGGCAGCGCGGCGATGTACGCGGGCTTGCCCGGTGGCGTGTTCAAGTCGGTGTTGAAGTACGAGGATGCAAAGCAGGGGGTGCGCATTGCGCCGTTCGCGTTGATGCGCAGGCCTGTCACGAATGCCGAATTCCTGGCATTCGTGACAGCCAACCCGCAGTGGCGGCGCGACCAGGTCGCCAGCGTACTGGCCGAACCGCGCTACCTGTCGCATTGGGAATCGGCGACGTCGCTGGGTCCTCGCGCCTTGCCGCAGCAGCCGGTCACGCAGGTCAGCTGGTTTGCCGCGAGTGCCTACTGCGAATCGCTCGACGCCCGCCTGCCGACGTGGTCGGAGTGGGAGTACGCGGCGGCGGCGGACGAGACGCGTCGCGACGCGCGTCGGGATCCGGCGTGGCGCGAGCGCATCCTGACGTGGTACTCCACGCCATCCAACAAGCCACTGCAGCGGGCTGGACTGCAGATGCCCAATGCCTACGGAATCCAGGACCTGCATGGCCTGGTCTGGGAATGGACCGAGGACTACTCCTCGCTGCTGGTGTCAGCCGACAACCGTGACCAAGGGCGACCCGGACAAGACACAGTTCTGTGGGGCTGGCGCGCTCTCGGTGGACGATCGCGAAAACTATGCGGTGATGATGCGCGTGGCGATGCTCTCGTCGCTGGGCGGGCGCGACACCACCGCCAACCTTGGATTCCGATGCGCGAGGAGCCAGCCATGAAGCCCGTTTCCCTGTTGTTGACCGCGCTGCTCGCGGCAACCATGACCGCCATCGCCAGTCCGGCGACCACCGCCTTGCCCAAGGACTCTGTCTACCAGCTGCCGGTGCGGCTGACAGACCAGTCCGGGAAGACCTGGGCCTGGAGCGCGCGTCGCGGCCGGCCACAGATCGTGGCGATGTTCTACACGTCCTGCCAGTACATCTGCCCGCTGATTGTTGACAGTGGCAAGGCCGTGGAGCGCACGTTGACGCCTGGCGAGCGCGCGAACATGGGCATTCTGCTCGTCAGCATGGATCCTGCCCGCGATACGCCCGACGCGCTGACGGCGGTGGTCAAGAAGCGGGGACTGGACACTCGCCAATGGACGCTCGCGAGTCCAGCCCCCTCCCAGGTGCGCGACGTCGCGAATGTCCTTGGTGTGCGTTTTCGCAAGCTGGAGGACGGCGAGTTCAACCACACCAGCGCATTGATCCTGCTAGATGCGGACGGTCGCGTGGTGGCACGCACGGAACAGGTGGGCAGCAAGGCGGATCCCGAGTTCCTGCAGGAGGTACGCAGGGTGTCGCACGAGGGTCCAGGTGCCGTGAGACCTCAAGGGCGTTGA
- a CDS encoding c-type cytochrome — MSQARVLGMIGLAAMAAAAVAYAQTTVTPVPDNAPVQAAALNTAPEKVVWGDAKAGATKAGTCAACHGLDGNPTDPQYPRVAGQSERYLAHQIALFKSGERNTGMAAVMKPFADALSAQDARDIGAYFATQKAGAGVADDTVIATGPNSGKKFFEVGQQLFRSGDKDRGIPACMACHGPDGAGNPGPAYPHIAGQQSAYTQRRLEEYRTGTTTQRDAHLFNVMATVAKQLSDEEIGSLSSYLQGLHPSHDDLAAAKSPAPAAAAPAPAPAAPAATPAPAPAPTQEPAAPATGS, encoded by the coding sequence ATGAGCCAAGCCCGCGTCCTCGGCATGATCGGCCTCGCCGCAATGGCGGCCGCTGCCGTCGCCTACGCCCAGACCACCGTTACCCCGGTCCCGGACAACGCTCCGGTCCAGGCCGCTGCGCTGAACACCGCGCCGGAAAAGGTCGTCTGGGGTGACGCCAAGGCTGGCGCGACCAAGGCCGGCACCTGCGCCGCCTGCCACGGCCTGGACGGCAACCCGACCGATCCGCAGTACCCGCGCGTGGCCGGCCAGAGCGAGCGCTACCTCGCCCACCAGATCGCCCTGTTCAAGAGCGGCGAGCGCAACACCGGCATGGCGGCGGTCATGAAGCCGTTCGCCGACGCCCTCAGTGCCCAGGACGCGCGCGACATCGGCGCCTACTTCGCCACCCAGAAGGCTGGCGCCGGCGTCGCCGACGACACCGTCATCGCGACCGGCCCGAACTCGGGCAAGAAGTTCTTCGAAGTCGGCCAGCAGCTGTTCCGCTCGGGCGACAAGGACCGCGGCATCCCGGCCTGCATGGCTTGCCACGGCCCCGACGGCGCCGGCAACCCGGGCCCGGCCTACCCGCACATCGCGGGCCAGCAGTCGGCCTACACCCAGCGCCGCCTCGAGGAATACCGCACGGGCACCACCACCCAGCGCGATGCCCACCTGTTCAACGTGATGGCCACCGTCGCCAAGCAGCTGAGCGACGAGGAAATCGGCTCGCTGTCGAGCTACCTGCAGGGCCTGCACCCGAGCCACGACGACCTGGCCGCGGCCAAGTCGCCGGCACCGGCCGCAGCAGCCCCGGCACCGGCTCCGGCAGCCCCGGCGGCGACCCCCGCTCCGGCGCCTGCCCCGACCCAGGAGCCGGCGGCACCCGCCACCGGTTCATAA
- a CDS encoding thiol:disulfide interchange protein DsbA/DsbL has product MSRRPFLQSLLLLALLPAAALVSGAMAANPAPALVEGTDYEVIAGGKPFAPVKGKVEVVEVFGYTCPHCAHFQPQIAKWQAQNAKQVSFVPMAAPFGGFWTPYAKAFYAAQELGVATRSHDAMFLALHTDGTLPLRNPSVDEIAAFYSRYGVDAQRFASTYDSPQVQARMDKAEQFIRTSGVEGTPMLVVNGKYRILGRSFDDTLRIADQLVARERATR; this is encoded by the coding sequence ATGAGCCGCCGTCCGTTCCTGCAGTCACTGCTTCTGCTTGCCCTGCTGCCTGCCGCGGCGCTGGTCTCCGGCGCGATGGCCGCCAATCCCGCACCCGCGCTGGTCGAGGGCACCGATTACGAGGTCATCGCCGGCGGCAAGCCATTTGCGCCGGTCAAGGGCAAGGTCGAGGTGGTCGAGGTGTTCGGCTACACCTGCCCGCACTGCGCGCACTTCCAGCCGCAGATCGCCAAATGGCAGGCCCAGAACGCCAAGCAGGTCAGCTTCGTGCCGATGGCGGCGCCGTTCGGCGGCTTCTGGACGCCCTACGCCAAGGCTTTCTATGCCGCCCAGGAGCTGGGCGTGGCCACCCGCAGCCATGACGCGATGTTCCTGGCGCTGCACACCGATGGCACCCTGCCGCTGCGCAACCCGTCGGTCGACGAGATCGCCGCGTTCTATTCGCGCTATGGCGTCGACGCGCAGCGCTTCGCCAGCACCTACGACAGCCCGCAGGTGCAGGCGCGCATGGACAAGGCCGAGCAGTTCATCCGCACCAGTGGCGTGGAAGGCACGCCGATGCTGGTCGTGAATGGCAAGTACCGCATCCTCGGCCGCAGCTTCGACGACACCCTGCGCATCGCCGACCAGCTGGTCGCGCGCGAACGCGCGACTCGCTGA
- the nirK gene encoding copper-containing nitrite reductase encodes MKAVHSQSLVVAIAFAALALGGCRDKPVEAGKTEEAADSGGSRKGDFGPPQGKPVDAVLTAPPNVPPPTGRTAPAKVIVKLDVIEKEMPISEGVTYTFWTFGGTVPGSFIRVRQGDTVEFHLRNLPESKMPHNIDLHGVTGPGGGAASSFTAPGHSSRFTFKALNAGLYVYHCATAPVGMHVANGMYGLILVEPPEGMPAVNREYYVMQGDFYTTGKYREKGHQPFDMEKAIIEQPTYVLFNGNEGALTGDKALKANVGETVRLYVGNGGPNLVSSFHVIGEIFDKVWFEGGTRFQENVQTTLIPAGGAAMMDFHLEVPGSYVLVDHSIFRAFNKGALAILKADGQENKAIYSGKEVDYVYLGDRAASNMQAVATAAASAKTGDLSVEQQIEAGKALFAGTCSTCHQPEGQGMPGVFPPLAKSDYIAADPKRVPSVILHGLVGAVKVNGQDYNSNMPPMSQLTDDEVANISTYVLNSWGNPGGRVTSAEAAQVRQAKPANASEGH; translated from the coding sequence ATGAAGGCAGTGCATTCACAATCGTTGGTCGTTGCAATCGCGTTTGCTGCACTGGCCCTCGGCGGCTGTCGGGACAAGCCGGTTGAAGCCGGCAAGACCGAGGAGGCCGCTGACAGCGGCGGCTCGCGCAAGGGTGATTTCGGTCCGCCGCAAGGCAAGCCCGTGGATGCAGTGCTGACTGCTCCGCCGAACGTGCCGCCGCCGACGGGACGCACCGCGCCGGCCAAGGTCATCGTCAAACTCGACGTGATCGAGAAGGAGATGCCGATCTCCGAAGGTGTCACCTACACCTTCTGGACCTTCGGCGGCACGGTGCCCGGCAGCTTCATCCGCGTCCGCCAGGGCGACACGGTCGAGTTCCATTTGCGGAACCTGCCGGAGTCGAAGATGCCGCACAACATCGACCTGCACGGGGTAACCGGCCCCGGCGGCGGCGCTGCTTCCAGCTTCACCGCACCCGGCCATTCGTCCCGATTCACCTTCAAGGCACTCAACGCAGGCTTGTACGTCTACCACTGCGCCACCGCGCCGGTGGGCATGCACGTCGCCAACGGAATGTACGGGCTGATCCTTGTCGAGCCGCCCGAGGGCATGCCGGCGGTCAACCGCGAGTACTACGTGATGCAGGGCGACTTCTACACGACTGGCAAGTACCGCGAGAAGGGCCATCAGCCATTCGACATGGAGAAGGCCATCATCGAGCAGCCCACCTACGTGCTGTTCAACGGCAACGAAGGCGCGCTCACCGGCGACAAGGCCCTGAAGGCCAATGTCGGCGAGACGGTGCGCCTTTATGTCGGCAATGGCGGTCCCAACCTCGTGTCGAGCTTCCACGTCATCGGCGAGATCTTCGACAAGGTCTGGTTCGAGGGCGGCACCCGGTTCCAGGAGAACGTGCAGACCACGCTCATTCCTGCCGGCGGCGCGGCGATGATGGACTTCCATCTCGAGGTGCCCGGCAGCTACGTGCTGGTCGATCATTCGATCTTCCGCGCGTTCAACAAGGGCGCACTGGCCATCCTCAAGGCCGATGGCCAGGAGAACAAGGCGATCTACTCCGGCAAGGAGGTCGACTACGTCTACCTTGGCGACCGTGCAGCGTCGAACATGCAGGCCGTGGCCACCGCGGCCGCGTCGGCCAAGACCGGGGATCTGTCGGTGGAGCAGCAGATCGAGGCCGGCAAGGCCCTGTTCGCCGGCACGTGCTCGACCTGCCACCAGCCCGAAGGACAGGGCATGCCAGGCGTCTTCCCACCGCTGGCCAAGTCGGACTACATCGCCGCCGATCCCAAGCGCGTGCCGAGCGTGATCCTGCATGGCCTGGTTGGAGCGGTGAAGGTCAACGGCCAGGACTACAACTCCAACATGCCACCGATGAGCCAGCTGACCGACGACGAGGTCGCCAACATTTCGACCTACGTGCTCAACAGCTGGGGCAATCCGGGCGGCCGCGTGACAAGCGCGGAGGCGGCCCAGGTTCGCCAGGCGAAGCCAGCCAACGCTTCGGAAGGCCATTGA
- a CDS encoding YbjQ family protein, with amino-acid sequence MTDPYNSSAIRSAPSLLNDTMVTTALDLPGYRTVRNLGLVRGITVRSRSIVGNFLGGLQTIFGGNITIYTELCEQARHETYRDMVQHARQLGANAIIAVRYDATELMAGLTEVLCYGTAVVVEPKDT; translated from the coding sequence ATGACTGACCCATACAACTCTTCCGCGATCCGATCGGCGCCGTCACTCCTGAATGACACGATGGTCACGACGGCGCTCGACCTGCCTGGCTATCGGACAGTTCGCAACCTTGGCCTCGTGCGCGGCATAACGGTGAGGTCCCGCTCGATCGTCGGCAACTTCCTTGGCGGGTTGCAGACCATTTTCGGCGGCAACATCACCATCTACACCGAGCTTTGCGAGCAGGCCCGTCACGAGACCTATCGCGACATGGTGCAGCACGCCAGGCAGCTTGGCGCCAATGCAATCATTGCTGTCCGCTATGACGCCACCGAGCTGATGGCAGGGCTGACCGAAGTGCTTTGCTACGGCACGGCGGTGGTGGTCGAGCCGAAGGACACCTGA